ACCTTCCGTCGCCCGAAGCCCGacgacgccaccatcgccggatCAGGCGCCGATGACGGAGCAGGAGCCGCCAGCCAGTCCGACATGGCCTACGAGATCACCGTCAAGTATAGGATAATTTAGTGTTTTATGTTAGGATTTTTAGTTCAGCAGGCGAAAATATCGTCCGGTTTTATGTACAAATTATACTAGCTTCGATGAACCGCCTTGTTTATATCAAAATTCGCCCGATTTGATCGAATTTCTTCCGGTTAGTTTGagttgttgtgaaaatgtatgcggcTAAGGTTCGATGGCGTCCTTCCGCATCCgtggactgcccccccccccccccccccccccccccccccccccccccccccccccacaggatTTTTgtgggttgccgttggagatgcccttagtgcaTCAACCAATCTAGTGCAGCCTGCATAACCCACGCACCACTAGTAATAGTGCAGCCGATGATGCTTGTCTAACAGAAAGACATAAACTACAGCAGTGTATCTATAGCCGATGATTACTAGCCAGTGTACAAAAAGACACAACATTCGGTAAACTCAACGTTTTGCTTGCTTTCTTGCTCATTCGGAAAGACACAAGATTCAGTGTACAGTGAGAGAACCCTCAAAATTCTGAAACATGATGAACTCAACATTCGGTAAACAATGATGCCCATTCAGTAAACTCAACAGGATTACAAACTACTGCTTAGTTTCTTGCTTTCTGCTGTTTTGCTTGGAAGACTTGCCTGGCACAAAACAGAAATAGGTTGATTGTCAGTGAGACGAACAATAGAACTAATGCATTGGCATAATCGAAAATATTGTAGACAGATGGCCATGCTCACATATTTGAATCCAGTTGGTAAATAATTACTTGTGCAAACCAAATTTAATTAGAGCATGAGGTTTGGAGATCGTTTCTCTTCTAGGATGTGAATTCAGAGTTAATTCTGTACTTGGAAATCACCATATGAATGCTTGACTATACTATGTCTTCACAAAAGGCAGTTTAGTTAGCAGAAGAGCTTTGAATGAAGTGTAGTAGGATCTTATATTTTAACTCGTGTATATCTTTCTTTTTATCGGCTGCTGTATAATTTGAAAGGTTTGCACTCGTTCTTGAAGTGAAAAGGATGTGTGGTTTaatatggctactacctcaaaaAGACTTTTACAAGTATGACTAAGATTGATATGGACAGTTAAACTTCTCACATATTTACCTGTTAGGTGCGAAAAGCAATTAAGTTCAGAACACCGGTCTCCCCCTCAAGCGTCGGGCATTATACTGATTCCAATCTTACTATTTTCCAAGTTAGCTATTAGTTTGACAATTTCCCAGCAGCTTTAAGAAGGCATATAGAAAACTAGAGTAAGATACGAGATAGAAATCTACTGTATGTTGTGCAAGTTCCCGAGCAATTGCAATGAGATGATCAAGGAAAGAGAAAGCTGTCAAGTTGTCGCTCTGCGAATAATTAGCAAAGTTTACGGTCTGATCAGCTGCATAAATCTGCAATTGTTTTCTGAATGGATTGACATGACAGGAACTTTATGACAATTGACAAGTACCCCAACATGATTGTATGCTTTTAGCACTAACTAGGCCCTATCAGAAGAATCTGAACAGTGCCCTGAAAAAAGGATTCAAAGGTTCCGTTCTCACTGGACTCAAAATACCTGCATCCTGGTTCTCACTGGATTCAAAGGTTCAGTTCTAACAAACCACCAATACCGCCTTGTTCATTTTTCTAAGACTTGTGCCTGCAGCATCGTTTGTTTCTACAAAACAAGTTAGTCAAGAATAATATCATTTGACCACTGAACCATCACATAAACAAGGTTGCTTTCTGAAAACAGACACTACATAGGCAATTCACACTACAGGAGTTCAGAGTAATTCTTAAGCATGTAGTGGCATTTGATAAAAGATACGTATTTGCTAAAGCATTTACAGGTTACATCTTTGAGTGCCGTTTGAGGCTAAAGCATGTGTAATTGAATTTTTTTTAGGCCATTAGCATTTGAACAATTCCATAATTCTGATGGGAATACCTTGGTGAGGATCTTGATGTGGCTTTCACTCGTAGTTGCAGCTAGTTCCTCTTGGGGCCCTTCATTCTTGGAGGATCTTGATGGGGGCCTTGCGGATGTGGACGGCGACCGAACAACAGCTCCAGTGTTCGAGGGAGGCAGGGGAGGAAGACCATCTTCAGCTTGGGAGGGACATGGTGGAGAAACGGCTGACCCAACTATGGGGCAGCTTCCACCGGGGTGCGTGAGGGAGTCGGTGGAGGAAGAACATCCACGCGCGCCGCCGACCGTACCATCAGGGCCGCCGAGTAGGTGTGCACAGTCCCGGGTAACTCCGTCTTGATTGCAACTTCCATGGCTCTCGCTTGATCTAAAATTTGCACATAGAACAACATAGTTATCTCGCTTGATCCTGCTTTCCTCATGACCTTGTACTCGGTAGGTAAATTCTGGATCGTTCCGCTGCATCTCTCTGAACACAGCTAGTGTCTTATTTACATCATCGTCAGCCTGGTCTCGACTTATCCGGCCACACAGATTGCGCAGCGTCCGCTTTGTGAAAGGCACATTTTGGGTTGAGCCGAAAAGCTGCCAACTATGTTGTACACCTTGTTCAAGTTCACATTGTTCGCCCTAAGCTGCTTCACCAAATCCTTTGTGCACACATCTACTACCTCTGTACCGAAATACTTGTAGTTGGGGGAAACTAGTACAAGTTCCCCCAACTACAAgtatttcggtacagagggagtatgtGCTTGTGCGATGGCCAATGAACTTTCTCACCGCAAGTAAGAGACAACGAATGGTTGTGGCTTGACCGGTGTTAGCAATGAACCATCATTGTCTGCAGCTCTAAGTAATCTGATCATTCCATTGCATTCGCACTGGCAAGACCGGTTATTCTGTTGCTCAGGCTTCCCCTACAATAATTTTTTTCTCTGTGTCAGATTTAGAAAATGAATTCCCGTGCAAGCAATATGTTAAAAATATGCCAAATCTTAATTATTTTTTCAGGTCTTAAGTGTTAACCGAGCATCCACAAACGATCTCCTGCATACACTTTGTCCGCTTGACGTTCAGCCGGCTCTTGCCATATCGTATACCAAATCCAAGATCCCAAGAATACAGGTTATAGAAATCGTATGCTTCCCCAAGTGAGTCAAAACTCATCCCCTACATTGTCTGAGGGTTTATCAGCGTACCTCCTGATTGTTTCTTCTAATAGAGTGACTCTACCTGGACAAGGGTGCCCTATCCGGAGGGGCACTTTCACTCTTAACCCAAAATTGAATTCACAGTTTtgagatgatgcaatccttttacATATAACAGTGGGGGCGTGATTTTTGTGTATCAGCACATTTGGATGTCCTGATCTGCCCACAAAACACTATGTACAGGGATGCTAATTACACGCATGGATGACGACCAAAATCAGGGGATCAACTAGTTGACAGTAGTAAAAATGTCCCCCAGACATCTATCGACATAGGCGCTGAAAATCAAAAACCATGGATCCAGAGAGAAAGAACACCCATGGTGCCTCTGGAAGGTGGACTCTGACGGACTGGTTTGGCTACTGCTTCCTCTTGCCAGCGGAATCTCTCTGCTCAACAGCGCAGCTGAGttgcccaaccacacccgcacaCAACGAGTCGGCGTGTGCCGGTGCCGACGGCTCGACAGACGTCAACACCAATGGATCTGGCTGCTCAACATCCGCAATGACCTCTCTGGAACCTATGGCATGTTTAACAAATCAAAGACCACCCATTGACTTTTTTTGCTCGCGCGTCTTCGGATCGAATTGAATACTTAGAATAATACAGTGGAGAAATTACCTGTCAACCGGATCCAGCAGAAATTCGAGCCCGTTGTGGCGTAGGTCTGGAAACTCCGCCATACTGCTCGCCGCCGCCATTGATTCGCCTTCCGCCATCGAGCTAGGAGGGGATGGAGGAGAAGGGCTCAATTGAGTAGATGGGGACCGAGATGTTTCTGCTGCCCTACACTTCATCCGCCGGTCAGCATTCACTGTACCTTGACGGCGATGTTTTCGTAGCAGACGGCGCGCATACGTTTCTGATCCTCCGCACAACTTTTCATTACGGAGGCGAGCCACGGCTCGGCTCGTCACCTTAACCTGAGCTTCAAAAAACGAGCCCGCGGGCTACCGTACATCACTGTTCCTTACAGTATAGCGTCAGATCACTGCATTTTTTTACACCCGTATATGCTGAGACTGACCCTCTAGCCCAGATCCCTAGAGATGGACCTAGGACTAGGATAACATGTCCAGATGCTACCGCTACCAGTAACGCCGCTCTCGAATCTTAGCAGCGAAGTTTCAGCAAACAATCTAGCGACATCATTTTATTTGGCAACAGATGCAAAAGCTTTGTCTCATTCATTAATTAAGAAATAGAAACAAGagttcaaaaaaggaaaaaaagagactACAACAAGGTCATTACTCTGCTGGTATAATTTGCCACCAAATTTTACCCCGCAATTGGCCAAAGGCTAGTGACATGATTTCATCGACGCCATGTGTATATACACAACTAAACGATTATCGTGGGTCTTAGCATGTGTAAAGGCTTGCAGCCAGCATGGTCATTGGTCCTCTTTGAACACCATTACGACGGCACAGACCGGGCAAGACTGGCTTCTCTCCATCCACGCGTAGATGCAACCAAGATGGAAATCATGGTTGCATTGCAGCAGTATCTTCGGATTCTCGTAGTCATACTCCTCAAGGCATATCGGGCAGTCATCCTCGTCACAATCAACACAGACTTGAGTTCCCCTGGGTTTCCCCCCTCCCGGCTGAGCTTCCATTGACGGTCCATCAGCCTTCTCATCACCATCGCGAGTCGATCCGGTGTCAGCATTGCTTCTCTCTCCGAGCAGAATAGATTTCTCCGTGTGATGTCTGAACCGAGGATCATCGTAAGGTAGAGCCCTAGGAGGGGGGCGGAAGGTGTTCAATGGATCCTCCTGCCCTGAGCCGGTGGAGGCCTCGGGAGGAACCGGCGCAACCCGTGTGTACGCTCTGGCTGGCCATGGCAGGCAGGCGCAGCAACCCGGCGCCTCGTCATCGTCGTCGGGACCGCACAGGCAGCACAGGATGGACCCCATCTGGTTGGCCGAGCTTCGTCTTCTACCCTGCAGACCAGACGGAGGAACCAGCGGTACGGGCCTTCTAGAGTTCTAGCTAGTTCAACCTATCCTCGGACTCCCTCGCTCCACGGCCGCCGAGCACAAGCACTTGGAAGGCCCGATCGGTGGCAATTTATCCAAGGGTTGGAATCCGATTCTGGCGCTTTGAATCCGGTTTAGGTTCCTTTCCTCCCTCCCTCTCCGAAGCCGGACCGCGGTGGAAGTACCTTGGTCGATCATCATGCGGGCTAGCACGAGGACTATCTAGTGAAACCACAATAGTCCAAGGTGTCCTTTGCAAAGTTATAGACTAAGCAAGACCATATCCGACGTGGACTATCTTTGCACTGGAACGCACAGTACAACAACCATTTTTTTAGAATCAGTACAACGACTTCTGAGAGAACTACTCCTTCCGTCcggaaaagcttgtccctcaaataaatgtatctagcaccaagttagtgatagatacattcatttgaggaaTAAGCTTGTGACAAGCTTTTTCGGAGGAAGGAAATACATGGGTAACTAAACCGCATGTATGCCCAAGTTGTGAAATCATCGAGGTAATCTCTACTGAGTTGATTTTGTCGCCTCCACCTCCTATCCGTTTTTCTCCTCCCACGTTCCCCTTTCCCCTTTGTTTCCCAGATAGGTTCTTTTTATAACCCCAACCAATACCgcacaaaataaaaacaaacataAATATATTAACTTAGAATAATCTAAATCAAGTGGATATACTTTCTTAAAATCACATCCTGCATTAAATCAATCAACTGAATCAATCTTATCAAAATCTCAACTAAGGCAAAACTTTCCTTGCCTTATTCTACCCATACCCCATCAAATTAAATATTACGAAATTTGATGTATGGTATATATCTTACAAAATTGATGTAGAACACCTACAGTACggccatttttatccatttctccggACGGATGGAGTACTATATAGTCTTTCTACGCTCTGTCCCCAGGGTCACGGAGACACCTATTCGCTTGCTTTTCTTACTCTCGAAGAAAGAAAAGGCAACCTCATCACCGCCAGGAGTCTCCTCCGTTgccgacctcggtcgtcggtggtgaggggggtcgccggatccacgcgcgTGGATCATTTTTTACTCTCATAGTTTAGGTTTTTAGGCTATTCATTGTCTTGGCTTCAACGATGGCAATGGCAGCGCTCAATAAAGTTTCTTCAGATCCTACTTCGACGAGGTGATAGGTTCTATGGTTGGGGATGAATTTGGAAATCAGTCTGTTTGGGCAAGGATGACGTGGCAGCGAcgacatcctcgtggtggacatgtgtcctcgggctccgccgttgcgacgacgtttgctccagcACCGAGGCGGAGCTTGGCAGGTAGTCCAGGAGTGGATGCAATTTATTGTCTGCATCATTGGCATCTGGAAGATGGTGGGTTGTGTGCCGACTTTGTGGTTTGtggatgacatgtatgatttctccTCCGGCGTCTTAGTCCTATGGGGGTGCCAGATTTGGAGTTCGATAGCGTGTCCGGGGTTTCGCCTTTGGTGAGCCACCTTAGAGGTTCACAAAGCTGCATACCAGCGATGGAGGCGCATCGAGCTCGGGGGTGAAGGTGATCCATCATTTTTCTTCCTTTGATGGCTGTTGTGGTggtgctagaggcatgtgacagacgTTAGTGTCAAGCTCAAAGGATTCTTCGGTCTTGATTATATTTTTAGTTCTTGGCTGGTGTTCCTTTGTGTAAAGGCTAGTGTTTTGTTGTCTTTCAAGTTTTGCCAGATCGGTGGGTACAtgacttgtactccctccattttcttttagtctgcatataaagtttggtcaaagtcaagctttgtaaagtttgactaactttatattaaaaaatattaacattcacaatatgaaatgaATCTTATCAGATGAACCATCaaatgtattttcatactatatagttttagtattgtagatgttcatattttttgatATAAATTTGGTTAAAATTTGTGTAGTTTTAGTTTGACCAAATTTTACACGAGTAGaaagaacag
This region of Triticum aestivum cultivar Chinese Spring chromosome 2D, IWGSC CS RefSeq v2.1, whole genome shotgun sequence genomic DNA includes:
- the LOC123049009 gene encoding E3 ubiquitin-protein ligase At3g02290 encodes the protein MGSILCCLCGPDDDDEAPGCCACLPWPARAYTRVAPVPPEASTGSGQEDPLNTFRPPPRALPYDDPRFRHHTEKSILLGERSNADTGSTRDGDEKADGPSMEAQPGGGKPRGTQVCVDCDEDDCPICLEEYDYENPKILLQCNHDFHLGCIYAWMERSQSCPVCAVVMVFKEDQ